A segment of the Marinobacter arenosus genome:
CAACCTGATCGTCCTCACGTCCGGTCAGTTTCAGATAGTCAATCGTCTGGCCATCGATGTAGAACATGGCCGCTGTCGCACCATACTCTGGCGTCATATTCGAAATGGTGGCGCGGTCGCCGACCGTGAGGCTGTCAACCCCCTCGCCGTAGAACTCCAGGTACGCGCCAACAACCCGCTCTTTACGCAGGAATTCGGTAATCGCCAGTACCATATCGGTACCGGTAATGCCCGGACGCAGCTTACCCGTCAGTTCCACACCGACGATGTCCGGCAGGCGCATCATCGAGGCACGACCAAGCATCACGCTTTCGGCTTCCAGGCCACCCACACCGACAGAGATGACACCCAGAGCATCAACCATCGGCGTGTGGCTGTCGGTCCCTACGCAGGTATCCGGGAAGGCTACACCGTCACGGGACTGCACCACCGGCGACATTTTCTCCAGATTGATCTGGTGCATGATCCCATTGCCGGGCGGGATCACATCCACATTCTTGAAGGCCGTTTTTGTCCAGTTAATGAAGTGAAAACGGTCATCGTTGCGACGGTCTTCCACCGCACGGTTCTTCTCGAACGCATCCTTTTCAAAACCCGCGTGCTCTACCGCCAGCGAATGGTCGACGATCAACTGGGTTGGCACAACAGGGTTCACTTTAGCGGGATCCCCACCTTTCTCCGCGATGGCGTCCCTCAGGCCCGCAAGGTCAACCAGGGCGGTCTGGCCTAGAATGTCATGACAGACCACACGCGCCGGATACCATGGAAAATCCAGATCGCGCTTGCGCTCGATCAGCTGCTTGAGTGAAGCGGTGAGCATCTCCGGATCACACCGGCGAACCAACTGCTCGGCCAGGATCCTAGAGGTGTAAGGAAGCGTGTCATAGGCGCCAGGCTGGATGTCTTCCACCGCCTGACGGGTATCAAAATAGTCCAGGTCAGTACCCGGAAGCGCTTTGCGGTAATCAGTATTCATCGGTAGGAACTCATGTCAGGTATCGAAGATGTGGGCGGTAACGGGCACGACCGGAAAGCCCGGAAGTGCCCTGCCTGGCTTAGGGGCGCTCGTCGATGGGCACCCACTTCGAATCAGCTGGGCCGGTATACTCGGCACTCGGGCGAATGATCCGGTTGTTTTCCCGCTGTTCTTTTACATGAGCGGTCCAGCCCGAAACCCGCGACATCACAAAGATCGGGGTAAACAATTCGGTTGGAATGCCCATGAAGTGATAGGCCGATGCGTGGAAGAAGTCCGCGTTACAGAAGAGTTTTTTCTCACGCCACATGACCTCTTCACACCGAACCGAAACCGGGTAAAGGACCGTATCGCCGACTTCGTTAGCGAGTTTCTCGGACCATTTCTTGATAATCGCGTTACGGGGATCAGAGTCCTTGTAGATGGCATGGCCGAAGCCCATGATCTTTTCTTTCCGCTCAAGCATGCCCATCAGGCCCGCTTCTGCTTCGTCCGGAGTCTTGAATCTCTGAATCAGCTCCATCGCCGCTTCGTTCGCACCGCCATGCAGGGGACCGCGCAACGTACCGATCGCACCGGTCACGCAACTGTGGATATCAGACAGTGTTGAAGCGCAGACCCTGGCTGTAAACGTCGACGCATTGAACTCATGCTCCGCGTACAGAATCAGAGACACGTTCATCACACGCTCATGAAGCTCGCTCGGTTTTTTGCCGTGCAACAGCTCAAGGAAATGGCCACCAATGGAATCCACATCACTGTCCGTCTCGATCCGGACGCCCTCGTGGGCAAAGCGGTACCAGTAGGTGATGATGGATGGGAAAACGGCCAGCATGCGATCGATCTTGTCGTCCTGCTCGCTGAAGTCTTTTTCCGTCTCCAAGTTACCCAACATGGAACAACCGGTGCGCATGACGTCCATGGGGTGCGCATCCCTGGGAATCTGCTCAAGCACAGTCTTCAAGGCAGCGGGAAGGCCTCGGAGACTCTGCAGCTTCTGTTTGTAGGCGTCCAGCTCCTGGCGGTTGGGCAGTTTGCCTCTCAACAGCAGGTAGGCAATTTCCTCAAACTGGGCCTTCTCAGCCAGATCGGCGATTTCATATCCGCGATAGGTCAGTCCGGCACCGGACTGGCCCACCGTACACAAAGCCGTTTGACCCGCTACCTGTCCGCGCAGACCTGCGCCTCCCAGTTTCTTCGCTTCAGCCATTGTTGTTCTCCCTCATCTAAGGATGATCATCAGTCACGTTTAAAATTAGTTTTTCTGCTGCTGGAAAAGCTGATCCAGCTTTTGCTCGAACTCGTGATAGTTCAGGAAATCGTAAAGTTCCATCCGTGTTTGCATGAGATCGACCACGTCCTTCTGGTCCCCCTTCTCCAGAATATTCTGGTAAACCGACAGGGCGGCCTTGTTCATCGCCCGGAAGGCGCTCAGCGGGTACAGGACCATGTCAGCACCGGCATCGCCGAGCTCTGAACGGTTGTATAGCGGCGTGGCGCCAAACTCGGTAATGTTCGCCAGAATCGGCACATCCAGCGCGTCCGAGAACGCCTTGTAATGCTCAAGTTCGGTCACCGCCTCCGCGAAAATACCGTCGGCGCCCGCTTCGATGCACGCCTTGGCACGTTCGATAGCCGCGTCCAACCCTTCTTTCTGGAAGGCATCGGTACGAGCCATAATGAAGAAGTCATCATCCTCTCTGGCATCTACAGCGGCCTTGATGCGGTCAACCATTTCTTCCTGCGACACGATTTCCTTATTCGGTCGGTGGCCACAGCGTTTCTGGGCCACCTGATCCTCAATATGGACAGCGGCAGCACCCGCCCGTTCCATTTCACGAATCGTGCGGGCAATGTTGAAAGCCCCACCCCAACCGGTGTCGATATCCACCAGCAGCGGAAGGTCACAAGCGGCGGTTATGCGACGGACATCTTCGACAACGTCGTTCATGCTGGTCATGCCCAGATCCGGCAGACCGTAGGAGGCGTTTGCCACGCCGCCACCCGACAGATAAATGGCTTGATGCCCCACTTTCTGCGCCATCATCGCCGCATAGGCATTAATGGTTCCGACAATCTGCAGCGGCTGGTTTTCTTTCAGGGCCTTGCGGAAGCGTGCTCCCGGGGAAAGTTTGGTAGACATGTTGTGTACCCTCATCTATCAGATAGTTAAAACGCCTTCCTCAATCTTCTTTTCGATATTGCGGCGGGCGGCGTTGATGTGTCGTTTCATGAGAAATTCGGCGAGCTCTCCATCGCGTTGGGCGATGGCTTCGACGATACGGCGGTGTTCACCAAGCGCCAGATGGGGGCGCCCGGCGGAGGTGCTCAACCGGTAACGGTACATTCGCACCATGTAATAGAGATCACCCAAGAGCATCTGGGCCAGTTTGGTATTGCGGCTGCCGGTGGCAATGCGGTGATGGAAATCGTAATCACCCTCTGCCTGGTAATAGGCCTGCCCCTGAGCCTCTTCAATCATGCGTTCGTGAACATCCAGTGTAGCCTGCAGGTCGGATATTTCCGCGTCGGTCATGCGCTCAGCGGCCTGCCGGGCGGCAAGCCCTTCCATCACTTCCCGTATCCGATAGAGTTCAACCAACTCAGACGCGCTAACGGAAACGACTTTCACACCGGCGTGGGGACGACGAACCAGAAGACCACGTGACTCCAGGCGACCCAGGGCTTCACGAAGCGGCCCCCGGGTCAGATTGAATCGCGTGCACAGCTCCAGTTCACCGATCTTTTCACCGGGCGCGAGTTCCCCCTTCACAATGGACGTTTGCAGACAATCGAATGCCTCATCCGCGCGGGTGTATGTTTTTTCGGTGGCCTCAGGCATGCTTTGTTAACAATCCAGGATATTTTCCGGAGAAACTACGCCCAATTGCCCATATTGTCAACAATCCTTCAGGGCCAGAGACCGCATTGTCGACACATTCCGATGCCCATCAGTACAGTTCCCGCTCGCTGGGTGGCGGTGGCGAATACTGGTACACCCAGGTCTCGGTAAGCACTTCGTCACCCAACTTCAACACCACTTTCAGATCAATCGGGTCGCTTGCATCATCCGGAACAAGATCGAACATGGCCCGGTACCCGTTTATCGAAGCCAAGGGCCTCGCCGATGAGATTTCAACAGCGCCGCGGCTCACGGTGATGGCCGGCTCCACTTCGGCATCGTCCGCCAACATCTCCAGCATGCCACCGGCAAAATCGATAACGAACCGCCAGGAAAAATACGTCCGCTTTTGCCCAACGACCCCGCCCAGCCCGGTCCGGGTTGCACGCACGGTTGCCAGCTTCGACTCAACAGCAGGCACAATATCGCCCCAGGTCAGACGGTAGGAGAAAAGATACTCCTGTCCCGGAGACAAGGCCGTTTCAGGATTCCAGTACGCCACGATGTTGTCGAAGGTTTCATCAACCGTCGGTATTTCAACCAGATCAACACTGCCAGCGCCCCAGTCATCTCGCGGCTCCACCCAGAGGCCTGGACGACGATCGTAAAAAACGCCATCGTCCTGATAATGCTGGAAGTTCCGGTCCCGCTGCAGCAGTCCGAAGCCTTTCGGGTTTCGATCCACAAAACTGTTGTACCGGAGATTTTCTGGGTTGGCGATGGGGCGCCAGACCCACTGGTTCGCGCCCGTGTGCAGTAGCAGGCCATCCGAATCGTGGATTTCCGGCCGCCAGTCGTAGTCCATCCGGCGACTGTTCTCACCAACCTGGTACATACTGGTCAGTGGCGCGATGCCCAGCCTGTCGATTTCCTCCCGCGGATACAGCGCAACATCTACGTCCATGATGAACCGGGCACCGGGGTCAAGAACGAACGCATAGGCTCCCGTAACACTTGGTGAATCAAGCAACGCCCAGACCCTGAGGACGTTTGCGCCCGGCGCCGGCCGTTCCAGCCAGTATTCCGCGAATCGAGGAAACTCTTCCCCACCGGGCCCCGCCGTGTTGACTGCCAACCCGCGAGCGGACATTCCGTACTGCATCTCCTTCCCGACGGCCCGGAAATAGCTGGCCCCCAGAAAAGCCGCGAGATCCAGCGCAAAGTTGGTGTGGTAATGCACACGAAAGCCTGCGAATCCCAGGTCTCGGGGGAGTTCTCCCAAGGGTTGCTCCCCCTCGTACCTGAAATACTCGGGGTCATACTCCAGCGGCCACGCCATGCCATCGCGCAATTCATGAATTCGGACGGGGGTCTGGAAATACAGTCCAAGATGAA
Coding sequences within it:
- the prpC gene encoding bifunctional 2-methylcitrate synthase/citrate synthase, coding for MAEAKKLGGAGLRGQVAGQTALCTVGQSGAGLTYRGYEIADLAEKAQFEEIAYLLLRGKLPNRQELDAYKQKLQSLRGLPAALKTVLEQIPRDAHPMDVMRTGCSMLGNLETEKDFSEQDDKIDRMLAVFPSIITYWYRFAHEGVRIETDSDVDSIGGHFLELLHGKKPSELHERVMNVSLILYAEHEFNASTFTARVCASTLSDIHSCVTGAIGTLRGPLHGGANEAAMELIQRFKTPDEAEAGLMGMLERKEKIMGFGHAIYKDSDPRNAIIKKWSEKLANEVGDTVLYPVSVRCEEVMWREKKLFCNADFFHASAYHFMGIPTELFTPIFVMSRVSGWTAHVKEQRENNRIIRPSAEYTGPADSKWVPIDERP
- the prpB gene encoding methylisocitrate lyase, translated to MSTKLSPGARFRKALKENQPLQIVGTINAYAAMMAQKVGHQAIYLSGGGVANASYGLPDLGMTSMNDVVEDVRRITAACDLPLLVDIDTGWGGAFNIARTIREMERAGAAAVHIEDQVAQKRCGHRPNKEIVSQEEMVDRIKAAVDAREDDDFFIMARTDAFQKEGLDAAIERAKACIEAGADGIFAEAVTELEHYKAFSDALDVPILANITEFGATPLYNRSELGDAGADMVLYPLSAFRAMNKAALSVYQNILEKGDQKDVVDLMQTRMELYDFLNYHEFEQKLDQLFQQQKN
- a CDS encoding GntR family transcriptional regulator, with the translated sequence MPEATEKTYTRADEAFDCLQTSIVKGELAPGEKIGELELCTRFNLTRGPLREALGRLESRGLLVRRPHAGVKVVSVSASELVELYRIREVMEGLAARQAAERMTDAEISDLQATLDVHERMIEEAQGQAYYQAEGDYDFHHRIATGSRNTKLAQMLLGDLYYMVRMYRYRLSTSAGRPHLALGEHRRIVEAIAQRDGELAEFLMKRHINAARRNIEKKIEEGVLTI
- a CDS encoding glucan biosynthesis protein, with the translated sequence MDRRSLLRWFAVGAGGYCFSPGLLFAAERDSGSDGPKTFSYEWLKGRARYLSELPYESHEGELPDSLKGLSWDDYQAISFRPDRALWANQSLPFRVQLFHLGLYFQTPVRIHELRDGMAWPLEYDPEYFRYEGEQPLGELPRDLGFAGFRVHYHTNFALDLAAFLGASYFRAVGKEMQYGMSARGLAVNTAGPGGEEFPRFAEYWLERPAPGANVLRVWALLDSPSVTGAYAFVLDPGARFIMDVDVALYPREEIDRLGIAPLTSMYQVGENSRRMDYDWRPEIHDSDGLLLHTGANQWVWRPIANPENLRYNSFVDRNPKGFGLLQRDRNFQHYQDDGVFYDRRPGLWVEPRDDWGAGSVDLVEIPTVDETFDNIVAYWNPETALSPGQEYLFSYRLTWGDIVPAVESKLATVRATRTGLGGVVGQKRTYFSWRFVIDFAGGMLEMLADDAEVEPAITVSRGAVEISSARPLASINGYRAMFDLVPDDASDPIDLKVVLKLGDEVLTETWVYQYSPPPPSERELY